Proteins co-encoded in one Gleimia hominis genomic window:
- a CDS encoding low molecular weight protein-tyrosine-phosphatase, whose amino-acid sequence MVYKVLMVCTGNICRSVMAQVVLRDRLEARGVSAQVDSAGISDEEHGGPIDRRAARTLRDADYDVPDHHAHQVQPQEVGEYDLILAMTTGHYKQVERLAQMVDVKVTKDGPVGDPSVVDLRMFRSFDPAVGEHAPSYELDVPDPWYGTQEDFETTLDTIESAVDAIADHVEAASK is encoded by the coding sequence ATGGTTTACAAGGTTTTGATGGTGTGTACGGGTAATATTTGCCGGTCTGTTATGGCCCAGGTGGTGTTGCGCGACCGGTTGGAAGCCCGTGGCGTATCTGCGCAGGTGGATTCGGCTGGTATTTCCGATGAGGAACATGGCGGACCGATTGATAGGCGGGCTGCCCGAACGTTGCGGGACGCCGATTACGATGTGCCAGATCATCATGCGCACCAGGTGCAACCCCAGGAGGTAGGGGAGTACGACCTGATCCTCGCGATGACTACAGGCCACTACAAGCAGGTGGAGCGGCTGGCTCAGATGGTTGACGTGAAGGTTACAAAGGATGGTCCAGTGGGCGACCCATCAGTGGTGGACCTGCGCATGTTCCGCTCCTTTGACCCGGCGGTAGGCGAGCACGCACCGTCTTACGAGTTGGATGTGCCGGACCCGTGGTATGGCACGCAGGAGGATTTCGAAACCACGTTGGACACGATTGAAAGCGCTGTTGACGCAATAGCGGACCATGTCGAAGCCGCCTCGAAGTAA
- the nrdF gene encoding class 1b ribonucleoside-diphosphate reductase subunit beta, with the protein MTEPVFEAINWNAIEDDKDLEVWDRLTGNFWLPEKIPLSNDIPSWKTLTDDEKTMTNRVFTGLTLLDTLQGTVGAISLIPDSRTPHEEAVYTNIAFMESVHAKSYSSIFSTLLSTEEINESFRWSRENKQLQQKAEIILSYYEGDDPLKKKVASTMLESFLFYSGFYAPMYWSAHAKLTNTADLIRLIIRDEAVHGYYIGYKYQMGLRDASQKRRDELKDYTFTLLDDLYDNEEEYTEDLYDPLGLSEDVKKFLRYNANKALMNLGYEALFPADSVDVNPAILAALSPNADENHDFFSGSGSSYVIGEIEDTEDEDWDF; encoded by the coding sequence GTGACGGAACCGGTTTTTGAGGCGATTAACTGGAATGCGATTGAGGACGACAAAGACCTTGAGGTGTGGGATCGGCTGACGGGTAATTTCTGGTTGCCAGAGAAGATTCCGTTGTCGAATGATATTCCCTCGTGGAAGACGTTGACCGACGATGAGAAAACTATGACGAACCGCGTTTTCACGGGCCTCACGTTGTTGGATACGTTGCAGGGTACGGTGGGTGCGATTTCGCTGATCCCCGATTCTCGTACGCCACATGAGGAGGCGGTGTACACGAACATTGCGTTCATGGAGTCTGTGCATGCGAAGTCTTATTCGTCGATTTTCTCTACCCTGCTTTCCACCGAGGAGATTAACGAGTCTTTCCGCTGGTCACGAGAGAATAAACAGTTGCAGCAGAAGGCGGAGATCATCTTGTCTTACTACGAGGGCGATGACCCGCTGAAGAAGAAGGTGGCTTCGACGATGTTGGAGTCGTTCTTGTTCTACTCTGGTTTTTACGCCCCGATGTACTGGTCTGCGCATGCGAAGCTTACGAATACTGCGGATCTGATTCGCCTTATTATTCGCGATGAGGCTGTGCACGGCTACTACATTGGCTACAAGTACCAGATGGGGTTGCGGGATGCTTCGCAGAAGCGTCGCGATGAACTGAAGGATTACACGTTCACCCTGTTGGATGACCTGTATGACAACGAGGAGGAGTACACGGAAGACCTGTACGATCCACTGGGTTTGAGTGAGGACGTGAAGAAGTTCTTGCGTTACAACGCTAATAAAGCGTTGATGAATTTGGGTTATGAGGCGTTGTTCCCCGCGGATTCTGTGGACGTGAACCCTGCGATTTTGGCGGCTTTGTCGCCGAATGCGGATGAGAACCATGATTTCTTCTCGGGTTCCGGTTCCTCCTACGTGATCGGGGAGATTGAAGATACGGAAGACGAGGACTGGGACTTCTAA
- a CDS encoding alpha/beta fold hydrolase, with translation MTIVAATDGSSLGNPGPTGWAWVVDKDTWRAGGFPSGTNNIGELHAVLDLLEQTQHVDEPLRIMADSQYVIKALTQWIHNWKRNGWRTASKKPVQNAELIQRIDAHLQHRSVTFEWVKGHSGNALNEMADQRAVACSKAYQEGKTPQTGPGFKPSGSSQPNPQGVGSGDDQRSQGARMSADPRSQRAGTGFDSYANTNRANINRGGNMGAGLFDMPGDKPAGAPTPVRTTVAAREAAPREAAQPGPVIYKQRGYWVREHRFRVPLDHKHPDGRQINLFAREISADREPNPKQPAIIYMQGGPGGRAPRPGNPATGWMAHALKNHRVILMDERGTGLSTRLDHLTLSAFDTVEDQVEYVKHFRADQIVWDAEFLRHQINGGHPWKSLGQSYGGFINTTYLSIAPEGLSEVYFTGGLPGLVDIDTIYQLTYQRTAARNRVYFDRYPRDAQTLKNVLKHLRETEETLPTGERLTGRRLRMLGMNLGGDAGFDQLHYFFEDPFVTVRGTKRLNTQFLDMVWRNVSMGDNPMYGLLHETIYAGTTPKLAGQATNWGAWRLVKDENLPGFEPEPDLQSSDPIYLTGEHIYPWLFDEDPALVPMRNLAHRLASFTDWPTLYDPEVLQSNDRPCAGAVYLEDMFVPVELSRETARCANVRTWVTNEYQHDGIRSGTGVLEHLMELAHR, from the coding sequence ATGACGATTGTTGCAGCTACAGACGGATCTTCGTTAGGTAACCCCGGGCCAACCGGTTGGGCGTGGGTGGTAGATAAAGACACGTGGAGGGCAGGTGGTTTCCCCTCAGGAACAAACAATATTGGGGAACTGCATGCGGTGCTTGACCTGCTAGAACAAACCCAGCACGTGGATGAACCACTGCGGATCATGGCGGATTCACAGTACGTAATCAAAGCGCTCACCCAGTGGATTCACAACTGGAAACGTAACGGGTGGCGCACCGCCTCAAAAAAACCGGTGCAGAACGCGGAACTAATCCAGCGCATTGACGCGCACTTACAACATCGCTCCGTCACATTCGAATGGGTCAAAGGCCACTCTGGGAACGCGTTAAACGAAATGGCGGACCAGCGCGCGGTCGCGTGCTCAAAAGCGTACCAAGAAGGCAAAACCCCGCAGACCGGACCGGGCTTCAAACCCAGCGGTTCTTCGCAGCCCAACCCGCAGGGGGTAGGCAGTGGTGACGACCAGCGCTCGCAGGGCGCACGCATGAGTGCTGATCCGCGCTCTCAGCGGGCAGGTACGGGTTTCGATTCGTACGCAAATACAAATCGCGCAAATATAAATAGGGGAGGGAATATGGGCGCAGGATTATTCGACATGCCCGGCGATAAGCCGGCCGGCGCCCCAACCCCCGTGCGCACCACAGTGGCTGCTCGGGAAGCGGCTCCTCGGGAAGCGGCGCAACCCGGCCCCGTGATTTATAAGCAGCGGGGGTACTGGGTGCGGGAGCATCGTTTCCGCGTCCCCCTTGACCACAAGCATCCCGACGGGCGTCAAATAAACCTATTTGCCCGCGAAATCAGTGCGGACCGCGAACCGAACCCCAAGCAGCCAGCGATTATCTACATGCAAGGTGGGCCGGGTGGGCGCGCTCCCCGCCCAGGTAACCCCGCCACCGGGTGGATGGCGCACGCGCTCAAGAACCACCGGGTGATTCTCATGGACGAGCGCGGTACCGGGCTTTCCACCCGCCTTGACCACCTGACGTTATCCGCATTCGACACGGTGGAAGATCAAGTGGAATACGTAAAGCACTTCCGCGCCGACCAGATCGTGTGGGACGCAGAGTTCCTCCGTCACCAGATAAACGGTGGGCACCCGTGGAAGTCCCTCGGGCAGTCCTACGGCGGGTTCATTAACACCACTTATTTATCGATTGCGCCTGAGGGACTGTCGGAGGTGTACTTCACCGGTGGCCTCCCCGGCCTGGTGGATATCGACACGATCTACCAGTTGACCTACCAGCGCACCGCGGCGCGCAACCGCGTGTACTTTGACCGTTACCCGCGGGACGCGCAAACCCTCAAGAATGTACTAAAACACCTGCGGGAAACGGAAGAAACCCTACCTACCGGAGAGCGCCTGACGGGCCGGCGGCTACGCATGCTGGGCATGAACCTGGGTGGTGACGCCGGGTTCGACCAGTTGCATTACTTTTTTGAGGACCCGTTCGTCACGGTGCGGGGAACCAAGCGGCTCAACACGCAGTTCTTAGACATGGTTTGGCGCAACGTCTCCATGGGGGACAACCCGATGTACGGCCTGCTGCACGAAACGATTTACGCTGGAACCACCCCTAAACTCGCTGGTCAGGCAACAAACTGGGGAGCGTGGCGCCTAGTGAAAGACGAGAACCTCCCCGGATTCGAACCCGAACCAGACCTGCAGAGCAGCGACCCGATCTACCTGACGGGGGAGCACATTTACCCCTGGTTGTTCGACGAAGACCCCGCGCTCGTACCAATGCGAAACCTGGCGCACCGGCTTGCCTCCTTCACGGATTGGCCCACCCTTTATGATCCTGAGGTTCTACAAAGCAACGACCGGCCGTGCGCTGGAGCCGTGTACTTAGAGGACATGTTTGTGCCCGTGGAGTTGTCGCGCGAAACCGCTCGCTGCGCGAACGTGCGTACGTGGGTGACGAACGAATACCAGCACGACGGGATCCGGTCTGGCACCGGGGTGCTGGAACACCTCATGGAACTAGCGCACCGGTAA
- a CDS encoding DUF3152 domain-containing protein, with protein MGQKLLKRMQVACAALVLPFFAATPVVPAFAAPAAQPATEVTENGTALVRYDTDPTEMSVASASRQFGKHADSVYLVNPYDVDSVLPIAAASHSEQPGPVLYVNADGTLPESVREEVGRLSPTRVVAVGGQALVSVGALETAAGAAQESLKTSGAEAAVQTEQWAAETPQDLSIKIAQALFPSGAKTAYLVDATGTDASVYASLAASMGDGPVLLVDPANPDSVMGTLDTLKPRITVAVGGLDSKTWTKVSGKHPGNQLLGGSIDAVALNAASARTVPRSSAVVVASADDPASMLIAAQNARGPFLPLATGTTVSNASKLVSTANTLSGASAGRFIAYGKTGSGDRVFTAPESKTLAGGLTSIDVKNRGTGALLNVSPPAGLKSTKGKDFTYVLQVEDGLPVDSAQFATEVAQTLNDPRGWGRNFKQVRQKGDTTLVLASPKKVDELCAPLDTAGETSCHNGNVTVINIDRWVGGAQEFLRAGGTVQQYRQYVLNHEMGHAIGYGHQQCLTAGALAPVMMQQTLHMQACRPNPWPKP; from the coding sequence ATGGGACAGAAGTTGCTGAAGCGAATGCAAGTGGCGTGCGCAGCACTAGTCCTACCCTTTTTCGCCGCCACCCCGGTAGTACCCGCATTTGCCGCGCCCGCAGCTCAGCCCGCTACGGAAGTGACTGAAAACGGGACGGCACTGGTGCGGTACGATACTGACCCAACAGAAATGTCCGTGGCTTCGGCATCGCGCCAGTTCGGTAAACACGCGGACTCCGTCTACCTGGTTAACCCCTACGACGTGGACTCCGTGCTGCCCATCGCGGCCGCAAGCCACAGTGAACAACCCGGCCCCGTCCTATACGTGAACGCAGACGGCACGCTCCCAGAAAGCGTGCGCGAAGAAGTGGGGCGCCTATCACCAACCCGCGTGGTAGCCGTAGGTGGGCAAGCACTCGTATCCGTGGGCGCGTTAGAAACCGCAGCGGGAGCAGCGCAAGAATCCCTCAAAACATCCGGGGCAGAAGCAGCGGTGCAAACCGAACAGTGGGCAGCCGAAACCCCGCAAGACCTTTCTATTAAGATCGCGCAAGCACTGTTCCCCTCAGGCGCTAAAACCGCCTACCTAGTGGACGCCACCGGTACGGACGCGTCGGTGTATGCGAGCCTGGCTGCCTCAATGGGGGACGGTCCCGTGCTGCTAGTAGACCCCGCTAACCCAGACTCGGTAATGGGTACGCTGGACACGCTTAAACCACGCATCACCGTGGCTGTAGGTGGGTTAGATTCCAAAACCTGGACCAAAGTTTCTGGCAAACACCCAGGCAACCAACTACTGGGCGGATCCATCGACGCGGTCGCATTAAACGCTGCGTCTGCTCGCACTGTTCCCCGCTCCAGTGCGGTAGTGGTGGCGTCCGCGGATGACCCCGCTTCAATGCTCATCGCAGCCCAGAACGCGCGCGGACCATTCCTCCCGCTGGCTACCGGAACCACGGTTTCAAACGCCAGCAAACTAGTTTCAACTGCGAACACCCTCAGCGGCGCCAGTGCCGGCCGGTTCATTGCCTATGGTAAAACCGGCAGTGGAGACCGCGTGTTCACGGCACCCGAATCAAAAACGCTAGCTGGGGGCCTTACATCAATAGACGTTAAGAACCGGGGAACGGGGGCACTACTGAACGTGTCCCCACCAGCTGGGTTAAAGTCCACTAAAGGTAAAGACTTCACATACGTACTGCAGGTCGAAGATGGGCTGCCGGTAGACAGCGCGCAGTTCGCCACCGAAGTGGCACAGACTCTTAACGACCCGCGCGGATGGGGACGGAACTTCAAACAGGTGCGGCAAAAAGGGGACACCACACTCGTTTTAGCGTCACCGAAAAAAGTAGACGAACTCTGCGCTCCCCTGGACACTGCGGGCGAAACATCGTGTCACAACGGTAACGTAACAGTCATCAACATTGACCGCTGGGTTGGAGGAGCGCAAGAGTTCCTCCGCGCTGGCGGCACCGTGCAGCAGTACCGCCAATACGTGCTTAACCACGAAATGGGCCACGCCATCGGCTACGGGCACCAGCAGTGCCTAACCGCCGGCGCCCTCGCCCCCGTCATGATGCAACAGACCCTCCACATGCAGGCCTGCCGCCCCAACCCGTGGCCTAAACCGTAG
- a CDS encoding dihydroxyacetone kinase family protein encodes MYVTENVLAYDEGAVMTVLMNDPEEFPKESLEGFADAFHKWVKPVYGGVVRSTKVDAGKVAVVVGGGSGHYPAFAGWVGPGFADGAVAGNIFSSPSGAQAYAVAKAADRGAGVLIGFGNYAGDVLHFGQAIERLRGEGVDARALAVTDDIASAPADEHLKRRGIAGDLPVFKVTCAAAEDGLNIDQVQAVFNKVNDRTRSFGVAFSGCTLPGAGEPLFSLDPNVMGVGLGIHGEPGIHDAPLGSSDEVAKLLVDGLLADRPEGAGSRVVAIVNGLGDTKYEELFVLYGDIARRLRGADLEIVDAEVGEFVTSLDMAGCSLTLVWADEQIERYWAAACDTPAYRKGNLQPVEADTTVLATRPEAVQVNREGSAPSQETASRVVDVLEQVAALMREKEDELGHIDAVAGDGDHGIGMARGSKAAAVEAKRLAEQRGGVATVLAGAGDAWSAAAGGTSGALWGALITAFGATLGDEDAPDSAAYTRAAAAALEAVQRLGGAQVGDKTMVDALAPAVEELQSGHTWTQAAQAAHSGAEQTKDIVAKLGRARPLGEKSLGTPDAGAVSLTMILEVLAQHLA; translated from the coding sequence GTGTACGTCACAGAAAACGTGTTGGCTTACGACGAAGGTGCGGTAATGACAGTCCTAATGAACGATCCCGAAGAATTTCCAAAAGAATCACTTGAGGGGTTCGCAGACGCATTCCACAAATGGGTTAAACCCGTATACGGGGGCGTGGTGCGATCAACGAAAGTAGATGCGGGGAAAGTGGCGGTAGTGGTTGGTGGCGGATCTGGCCACTACCCCGCGTTCGCCGGCTGGGTTGGCCCCGGTTTCGCAGATGGCGCGGTGGCGGGCAACATTTTCTCTTCCCCCTCTGGCGCGCAGGCGTACGCGGTGGCGAAAGCCGCGGACCGGGGAGCGGGCGTACTAATCGGGTTCGGTAACTACGCGGGCGACGTACTGCACTTCGGGCAAGCGATAGAACGTTTACGCGGCGAGGGGGTGGACGCCCGGGCGCTCGCGGTCACCGACGATATCGCTTCCGCACCTGCGGATGAGCATTTGAAAAGGCGGGGGATCGCCGGGGACCTCCCGGTGTTTAAAGTGACGTGCGCGGCTGCGGAAGACGGGTTGAATATTGACCAGGTGCAGGCCGTGTTCAACAAGGTGAATGACCGCACCCGCTCGTTTGGGGTGGCGTTCTCTGGCTGCACGCTACCGGGCGCGGGGGAACCCCTGTTTAGTTTGGACCCGAACGTGATGGGGGTCGGGTTGGGAATCCATGGGGAACCGGGGATTCACGACGCGCCCCTGGGGTCGTCGGACGAGGTTGCGAAACTTCTAGTTGATGGCTTGTTAGCAGACCGGCCTGAGGGAGCGGGGAGCCGGGTGGTAGCGATTGTCAACGGTTTGGGGGATACGAAGTACGAGGAATTGTTCGTGCTCTACGGCGACATTGCCCGGCGCCTGCGGGGCGCGGACCTGGAGATTGTGGACGCGGAGGTCGGGGAGTTCGTCACGTCGTTGGACATGGCGGGCTGCTCGTTAACACTGGTGTGGGCTGATGAGCAGATTGAACGCTACTGGGCAGCGGCGTGTGACACGCCGGCGTACCGCAAGGGGAACTTACAACCCGTGGAGGCGGACACCACGGTGCTTGCCACACGGCCCGAAGCCGTGCAGGTGAACCGGGAAGGTTCGGCCCCGTCACAGGAGACCGCGAGCCGCGTGGTTGACGTGTTAGAGCAGGTAGCGGCCCTCATGCGGGAAAAAGAGGACGAACTTGGGCACATTGACGCGGTGGCGGGCGATGGTGACCACGGGATTGGGATGGCGCGCGGGTCGAAAGCCGCCGCTGTGGAAGCCAAACGTCTAGCGGAGCAGCGCGGTGGAGTGGCTACGGTGCTGGCGGGTGCGGGAGACGCGTGGTCGGCAGCAGCTGGGGGTACGTCAGGAGCCCTGTGGGGCGCTTTAATCACAGCATTCGGAGCCACGTTGGGTGATGAGGACGCGCCGGATTCAGCTGCTTACACGCGTGCGGCCGCGGCGGCACTTGAGGCCGTGCAGCGCCTGGGCGGCGCGCAAGTGGGGGATAAGACGATGGTGGATGCGTTGGCCCCAGCGGTGGAAGAGCTGCAATCTGGGCACACTTGGACGCAAGCCGCGCAGGCAGCGCATTCAGGGGCGGAGCAAACAAAGGATATTGTTGCGAAACTTGGGCGTGCCCGTCCGCTGGGTGAGAAGTCGCTTGGTACCCCCGATGCCGGTGCGGTTTCGCTGACCATGATTCTTGAGGTACTAGCCCAGCACCTCGCATAA
- a CDS encoding alpha/beta-hydrolase family protein: MKYMMRGVETMDKSVSAHGDSKTLQEFALGRLSRFIPSSNTGLVLAAVMWVVSISPSLLPRTWWFQGVASGILITYGYALGAAIGGVCSWLVSAARIRFSADERWLTWGARLVALVAGMWVVITLIRFYRAQEISAKHVHMEALTPVSFLWANLVALLFCVTMAGIWWVIRGVFHWAVSHAPRAIPKWLAQLGATILVVLLVIFVANDVVFRTSVEAFYRYAANTDRQVPQDLKQPQEVTRSGSPGSWSRWEDIGLYGKEFVAAGPRARDIEEVTGRSAVEPIRVYAGLVGKNHLGSGPDLEAGAALAVKEMDRTGAFDRPVVVLATSTGTGWLDEWQMQPVEYLTGGDCAIVSMQYSFVPSAIAFLWEFESPKIAGKVLYRAVMDRVNQMPPDKRPAVYLTGNSLGALGSQAAFDSGEQLVSGASGALWAGTPNASSLLRKLTQQRHLSSPETAPVVNNGEHIRFATSTNSLYKDVYGRDLPEWEFPRSLFVQHTTDPVVWWSPQLFTRQPDWLKEPPADRQAPHMNWIRLVTGVQVLVDLPVAGMAPDGEGHTYHRQMVPMWQTVLGLDHPQWKPAGKNPYRDADAAWLNERMVRGIQTAIAKNVYQ, encoded by the coding sequence ATGAAATATATGATGAGGGGCGTGGAAACGATGGATAAAAGCGTGTCTGCGCACGGCGATTCGAAGACGCTGCAGGAGTTCGCGCTGGGGCGCCTGTCACGCTTCATTCCATCTTCAAACACCGGGCTGGTGCTCGCGGCGGTGATGTGGGTGGTGTCTATCTCCCCGTCTTTACTGCCCCGCACCTGGTGGTTCCAAGGGGTGGCCAGTGGAATCCTCATCACTTACGGTTACGCGCTGGGGGCGGCGATAGGTGGGGTGTGCAGCTGGCTCGTGTCTGCCGCTCGGATCCGTTTTTCCGCTGATGAGCGCTGGCTCACCTGGGGGGCGCGCCTAGTTGCGCTCGTGGCTGGCATGTGGGTGGTCATCACCCTGATTCGTTTTTACCGCGCCCAAGAAATCTCTGCGAAACACGTGCACATGGAAGCGCTCACGCCCGTATCGTTCCTGTGGGCGAACCTGGTGGCGTTACTTTTTTGCGTGACCATGGCGGGGATTTGGTGGGTTATCCGCGGCGTTTTCCACTGGGCTGTCAGCCACGCGCCCCGCGCCATCCCGAAGTGGTTAGCCCAGTTGGGTGCCACCATCCTCGTGGTTTTGCTGGTTATTTTTGTGGCGAACGATGTTGTGTTCCGCACTTCTGTTGAGGCGTTCTACCGTTACGCTGCAAACACGGACCGGCAAGTACCTCAAGATTTGAAACAACCTCAAGAAGTAACGCGGTCTGGTTCCCCCGGGTCGTGGTCGCGGTGGGAGGACATCGGTCTGTACGGGAAGGAATTTGTGGCGGCGGGCCCGCGCGCGCGTGATATTGAGGAGGTTACGGGCAGGTCTGCGGTGGAACCAATCCGGGTTTACGCGGGTTTGGTTGGGAAGAACCATTTGGGGTCGGGGCCTGATTTGGAGGCGGGGGCGGCTCTGGCGGTTAAAGAAATGGACCGTACGGGGGCGTTTGACCGGCCGGTGGTGGTGTTGGCAACGTCCACGGGAACGGGGTGGTTGGATGAATGGCAGATGCAACCCGTGGAGTATTTGACGGGTGGGGACTGCGCGATTGTGTCGATGCAGTACTCGTTTGTGCCCAGTGCGATCGCGTTTTTGTGGGAGTTTGAAAGCCCCAAGATTGCCGGCAAAGTGCTGTACAGAGCGGTGATGGACCGGGTGAATCAGATGCCGCCAGATAAACGCCCGGCGGTGTATTTGACGGGGAACTCGTTGGGTGCGCTCGGGTCGCAGGCGGCGTTTGATTCTGGGGAGCAGTTGGTGTCTGGGGCGTCGGGAGCGCTGTGGGCGGGCACGCCAAACGCGTCCAGTTTGCTGCGTAAGTTAACGCAGCAGCGGCATTTGTCTAGCCCTGAAACTGCGCCGGTGGTGAATAACGGGGAGCACATTAGGTTCGCAACCAGTACGAACAGTTTGTACAAGGACGTGTATGGGCGGGACCTGCCGGAGTGGGAGTTCCCCCGTTCCCTGTTTGTGCAGCACACTACGGACCCGGTGGTGTGGTGGTCCCCGCAGTTGTTTACGCGTCAGCCGGATTGGTTGAAGGAACCACCGGCAGACAGGCAGGCGCCGCACATGAATTGGATTCGCCTGGTGACTGGGGTGCAGGTGCTGGTGGATCTACCGGTGGCGGGGATGGCGCCAGATGGTGAGGGACACACGTACCACCGGCAGATGGTTCCCATGTGGCAAACCGTGTTGGGGCTGGACCACCCGCAGTGGAAACCAGCTGGGAAGAACCCCTATCGAGATGCGGATGCGGCGTGGTTGAACGAACGCATGGTGCGCGGCATTCAAACCGCGATCGCGAAAAACGTCTACCAGTAG
- a CDS encoding alcohol dehydrogenase catalytic domain-containing protein: MRAAVLNAPHDLQLVNKDQPTAGPGEVVLKVEANTLCGTDYRLFTGAKTSGVRPGVVPGHEVAGSVCEIGAGVEQYYPDLKVGDQATISIVVSCGYCTNCLHDREHLCSNLTLFGYALDGGLEEYLRVPARAVARGNLFPTTKRLTPKALCLSEPISCCLNGLDQYRVNAGDTVVILGAGPIGLLHLQLALLQGAAQVIVSNRGSERRATVERLGGVGVHPDDLPREVRARTAGMGADVVVVCIGAVDLANDALELARPGGRVNYFAGFPKGSTSVMEPNLIHYKELQVTGGSNARRRDVARAVALLESGVIAVDEIVTHQYPLADIHDAYEAVRARKGVKIAVIP, translated from the coding sequence ATGCGCGCCGCAGTTTTGAACGCTCCCCACGATTTACAGTTGGTTAATAAGGATCAGCCAACCGCTGGGCCCGGTGAAGTGGTTTTGAAAGTTGAGGCTAACACGCTGTGCGGCACGGATTACCGCCTGTTCACGGGGGCGAAAACCTCGGGAGTGCGCCCTGGCGTTGTGCCGGGCCATGAGGTTGCGGGCAGTGTTTGCGAAATCGGGGCAGGCGTTGAGCAGTACTACCCCGACTTGAAGGTAGGGGACCAGGCCACTATTTCCATTGTGGTTTCGTGCGGTTACTGCACGAATTGTTTGCACGACCGCGAGCACCTGTGTTCTAACCTGACGCTGTTTGGGTACGCGTTGGACGGTGGGTTAGAAGAGTACCTGCGGGTACCGGCCCGGGCGGTTGCGCGTGGCAACCTGTTCCCCACCACCAAGCGACTAACCCCGAAGGCTCTGTGTTTGTCGGAACCGATTTCGTGCTGCTTGAATGGTTTAGATCAGTATCGGGTTAACGCGGGCGACACCGTGGTGATTTTGGGGGCGGGGCCGATTGGCTTGCTGCATTTGCAGTTGGCGTTGCTGCAGGGGGCGGCGCAGGTGATTGTGTCTAACCGCGGTTCTGAGCGCCGTGCCACCGTGGAGCGTCTTGGTGGTGTTGGCGTGCATCCAGATGATTTACCGCGTGAGGTTCGGGCCCGCACGGCTGGTATGGGTGCGGACGTGGTGGTGGTCTGTATTGGGGCGGTGGATTTAGCGAACGATGCGTTGGAGTTGGCGCGCCCCGGTGGGCGGGTTAACTATTTCGCAGGTTTCCCTAAGGGCTCCACGTCGGTGATGGAACCGAATTTGATTCACTACAAGGAGCTTCAGGTGACGGGTGGTTCGAATGCGCGTCGACGCGACGTTGCGCGAGCTGTTGCCCTACTGGAATCGGGCGTGATTGCCGTTGATGAAATTGTCACGCACCAGTATCCGCTTGCAGATATTCATGATGCTTATGAGGCCGTGCGCGCGCGTAAGGGCGTGAAAATCGCGGTGATTCCGTAA